From Brassica oleracea var. oleracea cultivar TO1000 chromosome C3, BOL, whole genome shotgun sequence, a single genomic window includes:
- the LOC106328532 gene encoding dephospho-CoA kinase, whose translation MRIVGLTGGIASGKSTVSNLFKANGIPVVDADVIARNVLKKGSGGWKRVVAAFGEDILLPSREVDRPKLGQMVFSSDSKRQLLNKLMAPYISSGIFWEILKEWAKGAKVVVVDIPLLFEAKMDKWTKPIVVVWVSQDTQLNRLMERDGLSEEDARNRVMAQMSLDLKRGKADIVIDNNGGLDELHQQFDKVLSEIRRPLTWIEFWRSRQGAFSILGLVTSGLFVCKQLN comes from the exons ATGAGAATAGTGGGTCTAACGGGAGGCATAGCGTCTGGGAAGAGTACAGTCTCCAACCTCTTCAAGGCTAATGGCATTCCTGTTGTTGATGCTGATGTCATTGCTCGA AATGTACTGAAGAAAGGAAGCGGTGGATGGAAGAGAGTAGTTGCAGCTTTTGGGGAGGATATTCTTCTTCCTAGTAGAGAAGTGGATCGGCCAAAGCTTGGTCAGATGGTCTTCTCTTCCGATTCCAAGCGCCAACTTCTAAACAA GTTGATGGCTCCGTACATATCCTCTGGTATCTTTTGGGAGATCCTGAAAGAATGGGCAAAAGGAGCTAAAGTGGTAGTTGTCGATATCCCATTGCTGTTCGAAGCTAAGATGGATAAATGGACTAAACCCATTGTTGTTGTGTGGGTTAGTCAAGATACACAGCTCAATAGACTGATGGAAAGAGATGGACTGAGTGAGGAAGATGCAAGAAACAGAGTGATGGCTCAGATGTCTTTGGATTTGAAAAGAGGCAAAGCTGATATTGTGATTGATAATAATGGCGGTCTCGACGAGCTCCACCAACAGTTTGACAAGGTTTTGTCTGAGATCAGAAGACCATTGACATGGATTGAGTTTTGGCGTTCAAGGCAAGGCGCCTTCTCGATCCTTGGCTTGGTGACTTCTGGACTATTTGTTTGCAAACAACTCAATTAG
- the LOC106328533 gene encoding probable calcium-binding protein CML48, protein MAYAPSAPELPESFGQQLDEEARYTYAYPYGRPTNQLGSSGMFSPETHPDIVRSFESAGGNRSGFLDESELRHALSFSGYEGISNRTIRFLLFIYKSPAESLLRLGPKEYAELWNCLAQWRAMFDRYDSDRSGKMNPLELRDAFYHLGYMLPSSVLQLIILSQLDDGTGNTVDLCFDRFLECGMIVKSLTEKFKEKDPGYTGYATLSYDAFMSMVIPFIASYD, encoded by the exons ATGGCGTACGCACCGTCAGCACCGGAGCTTCCAGAATCGTTCGGCCAGCAGCTTGACGAGGAAGCTAGATACACTTACGCGTATCCATACGGTCGACCAACGAACCAACTCGGATCTTCCGGAATGTTTTCACCGGAAACGCATCCGGACATCGTGAGGAGCTTCGAGTCTGCAGGCGGAAACCGGAGCGGATTCCTCGATGAGTCGGAGCTCCGGCATGCGTTGTCGTTTTCTGGATACGAAGGAATCAGTAACAGAACGATAAGGTTCCTCTTGTTCATCTACAAGAGCCCTGCAGAATCTCTGCTACGGCTTG GTCCTAAGGAGTATGCTGAGTTGTGGAATTGCCTTGCTCAATGGCGT GCCATGTTTGACAGGTACGATAGTGATAGGAGTGGAAAGATGAATCCTTTAGAGCTCAGAGACGCTTTCTATCATCTCGGTTACATGCTTCCATCCTCTGTTCTCCAGCTTATTATCTTGTCTCAGCTTGATGATGGGACTGGCAACACTGTCGACCTCTGTTTTGACAGATTCCTCGA ATGTGGGATGATTGTGAAG AGTTTGACTGAGAAGTTCAAAGAGAAGGACCCCGGTTACACAGGATACGCAACTCTCTCTTACGATGCTTTCATGTCGATGGTCATTCCGTTCATTGCCTCATATGACTAA
- the LOC106332033 gene encoding DNA polymerase epsilon subunit 3-like produces the protein MTESEKVLVDELPLAIVRRVVKNKLSECSPEYDVSIHKEAILAFSEGAWIFIHYLSATANDNCKDSRRQTMKAEDVFKAIEDMGFEDFSEPLKASLEDFKKKNAGKKAGGGEGAASSSKPKETGKRKQEGASMQKGVRKSKSDEGDKKNDESDNTEENVNDEDDGTEENGNGEEDDEEGNEENMEEEFGSGEHD, from the exons ATGACGGAGTCGGAGAAAGTGCTGGTGGACGAGCTGCCGCTAGCTATCGTACGCCGGGTGGTGAAAAATAAGCTTTCAGAATGTTCGCCGGAATATGACGTCAGTATACACAAGGAAGCGATCCTCGCATTCTCCGAGGGTGCCTGGATCTTCATCCACTACCTCTCCGCTAC GGCAAATGATAACTGTAAAGATTCAAGAAGACAAACTATGAAAGCAGAGGATGTGTTTAAGGCAATAGAAGACATGGGTTTTGAGGATTTTTCGGAGCCGCTCAAAGCTTCTCTTGAAG ATTTTAAGAAGAAGAACGCTGGGAAAAAGGCAGGTGGTGGTGAAGGAGCGGCATCATCGTCGAAGCCCAAAGAGACGGGAAAGAGGAAACAGGAAGGAGCATCAATGCAAAAGGGTGTGAGGAAAAGCAAAAGTGATGAAGGAGATAAGAAGAATGATGAGAGCGACAACACAGAAGAGAATGTGAATGATGAGGATGATGGTACTGAAGAGAATGGGAATGGAGAGGAGGATGATGAAGAGGGGAATGAGGAAAACATGGAAGAAGAATTTGGGAGTGGTGAACATGATTAG